ACATTAAACCTGCTTTTTAAACCGAATGCGGTAAAAGTTTTAATTCATCCTGATTCCTGTCTTGTGCGCCCTTatggacagacagaaatatgtaCTCAAAGCCTGATTGTCCTCCTCCTGACCTGCTCGTATTTTGCAGAGTTTCTGATGCCCTCAGAGAAATAGCACATTCACTGCAGGCCTTGTTTCGTGACAGGCCCTCTTATCACACTCCCAGCAAGCTGACTCCCTGCTGCGGCAGCCGCCCGCGTTCTCTGCACTCACTCTGCCCTCTAGTGTCCGCCGGCCAGCAGTGCACTGATTACTGAATAAAAATCCATTTACAGTAGACACCCAAAAGGTGGAAGAAAGTAAATGGGccatttttctgccattttccaTCACAGCCTTTCATCATTTCAGCACATCTCTTTCTAGTGTTTTCTTATTGTACCCTGAGTGGTAATGGAGCTCTTGACTGGAGTTCAAAATAGAAGTTGGTGTGGAAATTTTCTTTCAAGGTCTGTCacccaaacttttttttctaacagtgacagagaaaatgacagcagaTTATGCTTCATGCCAGATATATGGCACATTTGGGACTGCATCAGGGACGACTCACTCTCAAGTTTAATCCTTATAATAATAGTTTCCccttttgtttctgcagcatttaAGGCTGGTTGGTTTCTTCAATGGTTGGTTGGTTGGCCTGTCCCTTTGGACCAAACCAatatatctcaacaactacGGGATGGATTGGCattaaattttgtacagacagtCGTGTTCCCCGCACGCTGAATGCTAATGACTTTGCTCTTTTTGGTCAGACCCATCTCTGTTCCCCATCATcatgaagcatttagcagctaaaaaagGCAGATGTTTCTGGGGCACTCCTGACAGACTGCTACAACCTGTAAGGTAACAGTGACATGACTCAGAGACACCTGAGGGCGTCACTAAATCTCTACAGTAGTTGCTTTGCAAGCCTGTCAACTATGCAAGTACGCAATCAGTGAAAAAGCACCAACGTGGTGAAGCTCACAGCAAAGGCAAAGATGCAGGACTGCATATAAAACCTTACAGctaacacaaagacacaaaacgtTCCTCAAAGGTTTCTGTTTGGTAACTTTCCACATCGTTCTAAGAATGTAGCCTCATGTTAGTTCTATGTCAAAAACCTCTCCTATTAACATCTATAGGATGTTATGGGGAAACGTTCAACTAACCTTATTTTGCTAGCTAGGTGGCTGTTTGGCGTAAATACTCAAACCATCCATCAGTCAGTTCCTCTCAAATGATACGAGGTGAAACACCTTTAGAACAACATTGTCACAACAGCCAATGTGGTCTAGAGAATAACGTTCTAGCTCGTTGGTCAGCAGTCATGCTAGCACTGCCGCCCCCATCTGTCATGTGACCCTCATCTTGCAGGTCATACCAGTCTGTCAGACCGTCAAATACCCGCCGGAGTCGccagagaccaaaacagagcaaacaggagAGAGGATATCGGTCTCGACATGACTCTGCTTCTCGGACTGTTTGCTCACACGTTTCCacatgatgataaaatgtcagtgttgtgtttgcagttgGTTTGCAcatcaagtggccaaaaaaaatcaattaatgtaGGTTTAAGGTTGTCAAAGTCATCGTCTTTCCCGCTGTCTGATCGTATCATATTCAGCTTGTTCCAACTATTCTGGGATATTTACACTGATTCAAATATTCAGCTCCATGTTTTTTATGGAAAGGAAATGATTAAGATGTCTTGCTCTTCATTTTATATATCTTATACATTTCCCCCAAAATTCAGCCAATACTTTTGAAAACTTTTAGATCTCCAAAATAAAGTTCTGTGGGTTCGAACATGTTTTGGCTGCAGAGTTGAGTTTCTGTTGACGGGCCCGCTGGTAGGCGGCTAGTCACTGAGGGTTATAACACCACTCAGCACTGATTTGCTGCTACTTGAGAAAACGTCCTCAttcacagaaaagcaaacatcTTTACAATGAATGCACCTTACGATCGTCGCCACTCGGCAAATAAATGCGTGTGAAGTAGCTTCTCTTTTCATGAGTATTTGTAGGAGCAGCTCATGATGGGTAAACAGTGGCTCCTACAGATGCTGGAAAAAGTTGTTTGCTTAAGGTTCAGCCTGCCGCGAGACAAATGGCTTCGCACAGCAGACGGCAGAAATCATTAGCGCGGCGTGcagcatgctaatgttgcttctACAGACAGTGGTCAAATCaggccgagtgtgtgtgtgtgtgtgtgtgtgtgtgtgagagagagagagagagaggagtgtaTGCTTCACTGGGTGGgtcatttgaactactttcaCAATACTTTCATCAGTGATTTCCAGTGCAAAGAGTGACCTGCGAGGCCTTTAAACGTCTTAATTTAAGCCTCATTCACCACTTCTCGTTAGCTCCTGTGGATTTTCCTCATAGCAGTTGGTTAATTATTTATGCAGCTCTCGCAGAGGGGGTCACTGCTGAGATTCTGGTACCATTTTGTGAAATTAATAGTTATTTTTAAGGTGTGTGTTAACATATATACAGCATttatgcacaagcacacacacacacacatatatcattATCATATAATTCTCAAATTActcaataatatttttttttaatttagacGTTTTTAAATCCGAAAGAGAAAGTTCAAATGTGAATAATTTGTGTCTGCCAATGCTTCTTTTACCACCAGCAGGCAGATTAGCTTCATTCAGACAGTATGAAACAATCAACTCATGTTTAAAgagcagtaataataataaaaattaactTTATTCACGTAGCACTGTTCTTAACAGTGTGctttacaaaaaatacaacCAGATAAATGAACAGGGTTAAACAAGCTGCGACACAGAGCATCCTGACATGATTCTGTGTCTTTACTTCCTACGTAAATACTCGTCAGGACAGTCTGGGTGTCGCTCTGAGCAGGACTCCAGCCCAGTTTCGATCCAGTCCCGGTGTCTCACATGTTCCCGTCGACATATCAGCCGCAGGCAAATTGGTTTCAGTTCACTACAATCATATCAGTATTTACTTTTGCTTGACTGGCTGCTGGTGCCACAACGACACAGAGCACCCACCCCGACAACGGTGTCATCCAGTATCGCTTCACGCTGCCTGGAGATGTTGAGcttcagaaacaaacaatattATAGTCACAAATGTGGACgcaataacacaaaaacaacgTCAGAGTTCTTCGCAAGAAGCTTTGTGATTGGCTCGATTCATCCATCAAGACGCTGAATACAAAGATATCAATGGCATGAACAAACCAGCTGAGCTAACAATAACAGGCATTTTTGTGGTTTAAAGCTCATATTAATATCTTATTCAGGGACTTTCTATACATCTTATCCCAGATAAAACATGCTCAGAGGGTTATTTTGGAATTTTTGCAAAgtagacaaacagaaaaatcaacttcaaatgtgagaaaataataataataaagtctcAGTAACCTGGCTGGTGTCGCCACGTCGCAGCCCTCCTCATCACATTCAGGTTTCCCATCATGGCTCAACCAAGATGCTGTAAACAGGATACAGTACGCTTGATgtatatgtttttgtcagccaTTAAAAGATAAGACTGCATGTCTAATGTCAAGAAACATGAAGGACAGCTAAAATCATTTAGATATGCAGGCAAGAACAGCTTCTAATAAAACCCCTGAAAATCTTTTGTATTTCTCTAAAACATCAACGTaatgactaaataagcaacaatcaaagaaaaagttaacaaagaaatgtgtttattaaaggTATAGTTCAACTTTTTGGAAATTATTCTCATTCACTCGCTGGCTGTGAGTTTGATAACCAGATTGATACCATGCTCGCGTTCGTACAGTAAATATAgggccacagccagcagctggttagcttagcttagcacaaagactggaaatggggaaacagcAAGCAACTttaaagctcacacacacacatatatacacataaatacacacacacatactttcagacaaaaactgaagcataaaaacaacaattcacCAACTATTAGCAGGTAGTTCAGCACAAAACTCGCTGTTTTTTCTACTgatttttgtgcagattaagaACATGAGATACAACATGGTTAATTAAAAAGCTTTATAAATGCTGTTTGGaggattttgttgccttcatACAGAACCAGACTAGCTGTCCTCCACTTTTTTTCCattcttaatgctaagctaaactaagtGGCTGCTTGGTTTAGCCTTATATTCAACAGGCAGATATGTGAGTGGAAACTTTAGTCTCTGCctgaaaacaagcacatttcccaaaatgttcagaGTTGAACACTTTAAAGAAAACTGCTTCATCAGGTTTGACATTTCCATAAACTGGTTTTGAGCAGATAAACTGGGCTACACAGAGCGGGGTTTCATCAGGAGTTGGCAGTATAAGCTGCGTTTTGTatggctgtaataaacagagtagaagaagaagaaaaaacggaAACAACATGAGCCATTGTAaacacctgagagaaaaatggagaaaaagaggtCTGCAGGAATTTGTTTGGTTTGGCTGAGTTGTAGTTGTTCTTCCAGTCAGTTAGTATTGATCATGTTTTCATCTACCTGTTGTTGGTActgtcagccatgttttcatgcattatGGGAATATTCGGGAAGTCGATCATtgtggaaacagcttcttctttttcttcttcttctttgggttttgcagcggaaacagctgatcagtcatgtgagttcTGTTCGCTATGGCAGAACTTATTCAGCaaatgtgtttccatctccttttcagcacattaacactttttaaaaacaggcaaaaaccacctcaagcCAGCATTAAAATCTTTTTGCAAAATTGAGggagtttttaaaaatgttgccatctccattaaaggataacttttgttttttacagcctggaccttatttgtagcattaaatacgacatatatccatataatgcgagtactcggggcatccatgcgcagcctctatataacgcataataATAAcgcgtatttaatgctagaaataaggtccaggttgtaaaaaacgaaagttacCCTTTAAGCTTTTTGaatgtgatatttcaaaatgtacataaaaCCACCTTGATGGAAACACGGTTTGACGAGGCAACATGAACGACCACACCAACATGTCATCATACCTAAACGACTGGATTGGTTGATTGCCAGTGACTTCCAAAACAACATGTATGACCTTTGGAGTAGCAGCGACAGGCGACCTTCATCCTCACCTGGTTCATGTTGGGAAACGATcacagtttgcttttatttaggCAACAAACAGCAATCTCCTGGATGaaagtcctgtttgtttgatgcatccatccaccccacctcctccatatgaagcctttcttgctctttatactacgtcaccgGACTTCCCTAGAGGTCTCCACCTAACAATGCATGTAAATATGGGTTGTAATAACCTACCAATCATTCAATCAGTCATTCAGACTTTATTTGTGTGGCATTTTTCATACGTAGCAACgtaacacaaagtgctttagataataaaaacacacacacaaaaaaaagaactctcaacacacacattcgtCGTAGCAGGAGAGCGAAACTCagttgatctgattggttgaatttttccaaacagtttccaaacGGACGACTTCCGGGaacacagacaataaaagaaatatgcaaatattttcatgtgaaataaccaaaactgttGTAACTTTGGAAGGAAATTGTGCAATCATGTGTCGCTCGGAGTAAAGAGCCGATTGAGGAAGCAGATTAAGACGGTTGGCTCCAACTCAAAACAGCTTCAACCCGTCAAAGTCTGAATTTAAAGTGGATTTTTACAGCTGATTGACAGTTAGCAGGTTTAACTCTGTCCGGATTCAGTCAGGCTGAATCTGAGGCTTCAATGAGAGTCAGCAGGTAAAACCACATCATGTCAGTAAGCACCATTAACCAGATTCTCTTCAGACCAGCACGCTCCACCCAGCCTCGtcagtgctgggctgtgtgcaAACAGGCTGAAGTCCTTCTTGACTTCACACCTGCTGATATCGTGTTCAAACACACAGCCGCAGAGCCGAGGCGAGGCGGTCAGCTCTTCCACCGCGGCGCTTTAGACGAGACGACGATGGCGGCGACTCTCTGTCAGGTGGTGGGCTTCCTGCTCAGCTTGCTAGGGGTGGCGGGAATCATCGCCGCCACGGGGATGGACCAGTGGGCGACGGAGGACCTGTTTGACAACCCCGTGACGGCCGTGTACTCGTACTCGGGCCTGTGGAGGTCGTGTGTCCGGCAGAGCTCCGGCTTCACGGAGTGTCGGCCGTACTTCACCATCCTCGGGCTGCCAGGTATTTTTACCTTTACGTTGTCTACCGTCATTAAGGAAGcgtgaaaaaatgtgtttatcataATTAACAATCAAAAAAATTGTTGTCGttcatgtttaaaaagcaaCACGGATGAAAACACTCAATAATTTGTTGGTTGAATGCAGAAAATCCCAAAATGAGACATAAACAGGTGTAATAATGTCACATTTCTCTGTTCTATGATGCATTAAACTGGAACATTTGTTCACTGCGCTGCCTGAAGTGAGCAGCTACATCACCGAGCTGTCGCTGGTCGCGTTCTGAGAGGGTTAACGTGCAGAACAGCCTCAGCTGTTTGGCTGATGGGACGTTAACGATGAAGGTCAAAGCTCCTCCTTTGTTGCTAAGAGGAGGAAATTCTCGTCGCCACCGAAACTTCCTGAAACTGGGACAAAGGCTCCTGAGAAGTTTGGGTAAACATGCGATAAGAGCTGTTGACGGAATGATAAGCGGGGGGCGCACGCACACGCTGCCATTTCGCGCCTCCAGGACGCCGGTTCGCTAACGTTCGTTTGAGCGGGACGTCTGAAATGGCTGCCTTGATGTTTCAGTTAATAGGATTCATGTTGTCCGCGCTGGGCCAGTTCTTGATATCGGCCGCGACGGCGATGGACATGTGGAGCTTACAGGACCGATCTTTCACAGTCGTAACGAACGTGTACACGTATTCTGGGCTGTGGAAGTCGTGCGTGGGGACGGCGTACGGCGCCACGCAGTGCAGGCCTTATTTTACCATACTGGGACTGCCAGGTAAGAGAATTACTcccagagagaaagacacacttATCGAACATTTCTCCACGTGCTGGATTAAGGGGACGTTTTCCAAAAGACCCTGGAAGGTACTTTAGAATATTTGGGAGGTTTTAGGGCAGATTTTCTCCGTTTCCCGCCTGCATGAAAATGCAGTCGACTGCAGAAAAGATGGTGTCTCTCCGGAATCAAATGGAAATTTGATGAGACATCCAAAGCTTAGCTGAGCAAGCACAAGCTTTACCGGAGCGTCACACAATGTAAAGTACATTTCCACACTCTGTGCTTAACGGCTGAGTGCAGTGTAGAGCATATTGTATACGAGGTGTTAAAGGATTAAGGCGAGAATAGAACAGGGAGAACAGGCCGTTTAGGTCAACGTGTTTTATGACACGGCGCCTTATTTTATTCGTGTCGATGTCGCCGCTGCTGgaataaaacatgctgcagttttgtttttcccactttgcttttttttcactttaattgCAAACAGGAGGCGTCAGTGTTGAGCTTGTTAAAGAATATTCCTGGCATGTGATGTGATCCTGAACAATTTCAGCAGCGGTTCCTCTCGGTGCGACCTCTCTGGAGGCCTTTTAGCGCTTCAGCCTTGTTGTTCttgcgtctgtctgtctgaactgATGTATGTGGGGTACACCTGTGgatttgtacatgtgtgtctgaaCATGTGTGAAGCTCCTCAGGCTGATTTTGTGTGAGatggagctgaaaacaggcaaagattattaaaaaaaaactcagtaaCGACTtgtgaaatgtgagaaaaccaAGTGAAACATGTTTGAAGTGAGCGTTTCTAAAAGTCAGACATGTTCTTCAGTATTTCAGAAACAACTGGCCGGCTGTCAGTGTGAGTCTTCTGTTGCTTTAAGctgatgaaaatgttcattattaTAAATAATTTCTAGTGTTGTGTCATTTATAGTGCATTCTTGAAGCACTCATATTTGTTCGCTACATAAAAGTAGTACAAACACCTGCATTCAGGTACAGAGTTATCAGGAGGAGTGTGAAAGCATCGTTTTATatgattttatattttacatgcaGGATTCTCGTTAATGGATTCGAGTTTGAGCAGCAAACTAGAAACAAAATCACTCAAATCAAAGCAGCGGAGTCTAAATATTCATGAAATGTAGCAGAGCTGAAGTAAAAAGTACCTGAAACTTGAGATAAATGTACTTCTGACTTTGACTTTCAGCGCTGCTTCAAGCCGTCCGCGCCTTGATGATCGTCGGTATTGTTCTCGGCGCCATCGCCTGCCTGATCGCCATATTTGCCCTGAAGTGCTTGAAAATGGGGAACATGGAGGACAACATCAAAGCCACCATGACGCTGACGGCCGGCATCATGTTCCTTCTCGCGGGTGCGGTAATGTTCTGTTCACAGCGTCCTGTCGTTTCAGCTTTGCATCGCTTCCATCCTTTGCTCTTCGCGTTTAGGTGTCTGCGGCATCGCCGGCGTGTCCGCCTTCGCTAACTTGATCGTGCAGAGCTTTCGGTTCACCACGTACGCCGACGGTGGGTTTGGTACGTACGGAGGAGGAGTCGGCGGACTCACGGGAGCTCTGACTCCGAGGTAAAAAGTCAAATTAAGATGGTGTTTTGATCTGCTCCAGCTCTTTGCGCCGCCGCCCTGTTTTACCGCCGTCCACTTTCAGGTACACTTTCGGCCCCGCCCTTTTCGTGGGCTGGATCGGTGCAGCTATCCTGGTCGTTGGCGGCGTCATGATGTGTCTGGCCTGCCGTGGAATGACTCCAGACAGAAAGCAGCGGTACGAACCGATCACTAATCAATGACCTTTTACTGAACCAGCCAGCTTCTCTGCTCCCCCACAGTGAAGTAACAGAGATGAGGAAGTCGCTAAATAAAGATgcatattttgaatatttttttaagcTGTGCGTAATAAAACTCTTAGTTCACATTTAAGCACTCATACTCAGcagaatgtaaataaaagcatgtttttttctctgcttgtataatgtttgcaaatgcaaaacGATGCACACAAACGTGCTCACATtcgttagcatgttagcattcacaCGAGAGGCTGAGCTGGTgtgagtctgcagcagcagcttgatgCTTCTTTGTGTTGCGATCCTCTCCAGGTATGATGGGATGGCCTACAAAGCTGCCTCTCAGCACACGGTCTACAGGCCCGACACCAGACCCCGTCCAGCCTACAACGACTCCTACAAGGCCCAGAGTGTGGAGGGACGGCAGTCCAACCAGAGATTTGACTACGTGTAGAATCATTTCACGCTCTCTCGTTGTATTTTCCACGTTTCTGTGATGATCTCTGAGTTtcttacttgttttttttatgggaaaagtgatttttttgtttctttgtactTTAAACTTTAATCTGGCAGAAACTTTCTTCGTCTTTTTTAATAGCATCATATAATCTTAATTATGAAAAGATGTgatttgttttcagttatttttctctttttgtgtcaAATAATAAACGTGTGAGTCCGGTCCGGTCTAATTCAGGGAATAAAGATGAGTAGAAGCGTGGAGGCAGCTGCACCGGCTGGTTAGCTCGTTCATatatgaggagagagaaacaggttAAATATGATCCACGTATCTGATCTGACTCGAAACATTGTtcaataataaaggaaaaaacaaaattacattCCGCAA
This DNA window, taken from Chelmon rostratus isolate fCheRos1 chromosome 4, fCheRos1.pri, whole genome shotgun sequence, encodes the following:
- the LOC121605863 gene encoding claudin-18-like — its product is MAATLCQVVGFLLSLLGVAGIIAATGMDQWATEDLFDNPVTAVYSYSGLWRSCVRQSSGFTECRPYFTILGLPALLQAVRALMIVGIVLGAIACLIAIFALKCLKMGNMEDNIKATMTLTAGIMFLLAGVCGIAGVSAFANLIVQSFRFTTYADGGFGTYGGGVGGLTGALTPRYTFGPALFVGWIGAAILVVGGVMMCLACRGMTPDRKQRYDGMAYKAASQHTVYRPDTRPRPAYNDSYKAQSVEGRQSNQRFDYV